The following coding sequences are from one Microtus pennsylvanicus isolate mMicPen1 chromosome 1, mMicPen1.hap1, whole genome shotgun sequence window:
- the LOC142842645 gene encoding olfactory receptor 8J3 codes for MAPINTSHVTEFILVGVSDRPDLQVPLFFVFLVIYMLTAAGNLGIITLTTVDSRLQTPMYFFLRHLAVINLGNSTVIAPKMLVNFLVSKKTTLYYECATQLGGFLVFIVAEIFMLAVMAYDRYVAICNPLLYMVVVSRHVCLLLVSLTYVYGFCTAIVVSSCVFSVSYCSSNKINHFYCDNVPLLALSCSDTYLPETVVFISAATNLFFSMSIVLVSYFNIVLSILRIRSAEGRKKAFSTCASHMVAVTVFYGTLLFMYLQPQTNHSLDTDKMASVFYTLIIPMLNPMIYSLRNKDVKAALKRFVTNPCNSFKSM; via the coding sequence ATGGCTCCTATAAATACATCTCATGTCACTGAGTTTATTCTTGTGGGTGTTTCAGACCGTCCAGACCTGCAGGTCCCACTTTTCTTCGTCTTCCTGGTCATCTACATGCTGACAGCAGCAGGAAACCTGGGCATCATCACCCTCACCACCGTGGACTCACGACTTCAaactcccatgtacttcttcctcagacACCTGGCTGTCATCAACCTTGGCAACTCCACTGTCATTGCTCCTAAAATGCTGGTCAACTTCTTAGTCAGCAAGAAAACCACCTTGTACTATGAATGTGCCACCCAGCTGGGAGGATTCCTGGTTTTCATTGTAGCAGAGATCTTCATGCTGGctgtgatggcctatgaccgctatgtggccatctgcaacccCCTGCTCTACATGGTGGTGGTGTCTCGGCATGTGTGCCTTCTGCTGGTCTCCCTCACATATGTCTATGGCTTTTGCACGGCCATTGTTGTTTcatcttgtgtgttttctgtatcTTATTGCTCCTCCAATAAGATCAACCACTTTTACTGTGACAATGTCCCTCTGTTGGCATTGTCCTGTTCTGACACCTACCTCCCAGAAACTGTAGTCTTTATATCTGCAGCTACAAACCTATTTTTTTCCATGAGTATAGTGCTAGTGTCTTATTTCAACATTGTGTTATCTATCTTAAGGATCCGTTCAGCAGAAGGACGGAAGAAAGCCTTTTCTACTTGTGCTTCACATATGGTGGCTGTCACAGTTTTCTATGGAACACTGTTATTCATGTATTTGCAACCTCAAACTAATCACTCCCTGGATACTGATAAGATGGCCTCTGTATTTTATACACTGATCATCCCAATGCTGAACCCCATGATCTACAGCCTGCGGAACAAGGATGTGAAGGCTGCACTAAAGAGATTTGTAACAAATCCATGTAATTCTTTCAAATCAATGTAA